Proteins from a genomic interval of Spiroplasma endosymbiont of Lonchoptera lutea:
- a CDS encoding IS3 family transposase, which produces MILKNCPIYIYNSGLLKSTYYYQTNSAFNKSRKIYGARKIKAVLIRKNIILSRRKIRFIMIKNNLVSKYTKLKYCNHKKTVNNDEINNVLNRQFNDKKPNEVVVSDLTYVQVGTKWHYICLLIDLFNREVIGYSAGPNKTAELVQQAFHKITRPLNKITLFHTDRGNEFKNKIIDEILITFKIKRSLSSKGCPYDNAVAEATYKTFKTEFINGKKFANLTQLKCELFDFVNWYNNIRIHGSLNYLIPVEFRKYQST; this is translated from the coding sequence ATTATTTTAAAAAACTGTCCCATTTATATTTACAATTCAGGTTTACTAAAATCAACATATTATTATCAAACTAACAGTGCATTTAATAAAAGTCGCAAGATTTATGGTGCTCGTAAAATTAAAGCTGTTTTAATAAGAAAAAATATCATTTTATCACGACGAAAAATCCGATTCATTATGATCAAAAATAATTTGGTTTCTAAATACACCAAGTTAAAATATTGTAATCATAAAAAAACAGTTAATAATGACGAAATTAATAATGTTTTAAATCGTCAATTTAATGACAAAAAACCAAATGAAGTTGTTGTTAGTGATTTAACATATGTTCAAGTTGGTACTAAATGACATTATATTTGTTTATTAATTGACTTGTTTAATCGCGAAGTAATTGGCTATAGTGCTGGACCAAATAAAACTGCTGAATTAGTTCAACAAGCTTTTCACAAGATAACACGACCATTAAATAAAATAACTTTATTTCATACTGATCGTGGTAATGAGTTTAAAAATAAAATTATTGATGAAATTTTAATAACCTTTAAAATTAAAAGATCATTAAGCTCCAAAGGATGCCCATATGATAATGCTGTTGCTGAAGCAACTTACAAAACCTTTAAAACCGAATTTATTAACGGTAAAAAATTTGCAAACTTAACACAACTAAAATGCGAACTATTTGATTTTGTTAATTGATATAACAATATTCGAATTCATGGCAGTTTAAATTATTTAATTCCCGTTGAATTTAGAAAATACCAGTCTACATAA